Sequence from the Candidatus Paceibacterota bacterium genome:
ATCCGCAGCGGCCACACGATGCGCGCGTCGGTCTTGATGACTTCCCAGCCGGCCAGGTGCAGCAGGTTCACCGCGTCATCGCGGGAGAGCCAATTCTGCAACAGCGTTGGGGATTTCAGTCCAAGCCTCACGGCCACATTCAGCACCGGACGCCAGAGGTTGTTGAAGAAGCTCACCACCAGCCGCGTGCGCGGGTGCGCAACCGAGTGCAAACGCTCGAATACAGCCTGCACGTCGGGCAGATCATTCACCAGGTCCGCAAGGAGGATGTAGTCAAACTGCTCGGCGGCGGGCACTTCCGCCGCGTCGGCCACGTGGAATTGGAGGTCAGGATGTCGCTCCCGCGCCAGCGCGATCATCGCCGGGCTGAAGTCCACCCCCACGCCGCGGGCCGGTTTCACCGCCGCCAGCAAATCGCCCAAACCGCAGCCCACCTCCAGCACGCGCAATCCGGGCGGCACCCAGAAGGCGTACTGCCGCCGCAGCAACTGCTGATAGTAGCGGCCGGTTTCCCGCACGCGAAACTCAGCCCGCTGGTCGTAGAATGCACGCCGGTCAATCATGCGACTATGCTGGTAAACCAAAAGGGCCCCTCTGGCCAGTTTCAAAATCGCGCCTTTCACGGATAGCCGGGAACTACCTACGGTGCTTTTCCCACGCACATCCCGGAAAGTCGAAGCACAGGAAATACAAGGCCATCATTGGCCCCCAGCCGGAACCGGATCGGCCCTCCCAACTTCAAGCTTGCGCACTGTCCAAATTTTGGACAGTGGTGCCGCCTGCCTGCCATTTCCGGTCGCTGCTGACCCCGGCACCTTTGGCTTGGGGTTACGGTGACAGCACGGTGGGGCTACGGTGTGTATCCCATGGGGAGCGCTCCCCATGGGATACACACCGTAGCCTGACCGCACTGACAAGCGATCACCCAGCCATCCGCAGGCCAACGCCGGTTTGCGAACCCTGTAACGGCTTGGTCGCCTGTCCGGTGGGGGTGCTGGAGGCAAGAAAGGGAGCCCGAGACGGCGGATTGCCATCGGGATTACTCGGGAATCCGCAAAGAACCCAAGACAAGACATGCGGCAAGCTGGGAATCCAGCTTCGCCCGTTGGCCTCGGAGGCGCAGGCGGGCGGCATGTTAGCCGCTCACTCTGATCTCGCCTTGGCGGTGGCGGCGCAAGAGCTCCACGTCCGCGTCCACCATCAGCTTCACCAAGTCCACGAACCGGGTTTTGGGTTGCCAGCCCAGTTGGCGTTTGGCCTTGCTGTAATCGCCAATCAGCAAATCCACCTCGGCAGGGCGGTAATAGCGCGGGTCAATCTCCACGTGCTGCTTCCAATCCAAACCGGCGTGGGCGAAGGCCGCCTCCAGAAACTCCCGCACCGAATGCGTCTCGCCGGTGGCGATGACGTAATCGTCCGGCTGGTCCTGCTGCAGCATCAGCCACATCGCCTCCACGTATTCCTTGGCGAAACCCCAGTCGCGCTTGGCATCCAGGTTACCCAGGAACAATTTGCTTTGCAGCCCGGCTTTGATGTGCGCCACGGCTCGCGTGATCTTCCGCGTCACGAAAGTCTCCCCCCGCCGGGGCGACTCATGGTTGAAGAGAATCCCGTTGCTCGCATGCAGCCCGTAGGACTCGCGGTAGTTGACCGTGACCCAGTAGGAGAACACCTTCGCGCATCCATACGGGCTGCGCGGATAAAAGGGCGTTCGTTCCGTCTGCGGCACCTCGCGCACCATGCCGAACATCTCGCTCGAAGACGCCTGGTAGAAGCGCGGCCGGATGCCTGTCTCGCGGATCGCCTCCAGCAGGCGCACGGTGCCGGTGGCCACAATGTCCGAGGTGTATTCGGGACTGTCGAAGCTCACCCGCACGTGGCTCTGCGCCGCCAGGTTGTAAATCTCCTCGGGCTGAATCTTGCCGATCAACCGCGCCAGCGCGCTCGCGTCGCTCAGGTCGCCATAGTGAAGGAACATCCGGTTTTTCCCGGAATGCGGATCGTCGTAGATAGGGTCCAACCGCCCGGTGTTGAACGTGCTGGCCCGCCGAATCAGCCCGTGGACTTCGTAGCCTTTCGACAAGAGCAGTTCCGCCAGGTATGAGCCATCCTGCCCGGTGATGCCTGTTAGCAATGCCTTATTCGCCATAGTCAGCGGCCGAGAGCTTCAGCGACTTCACTCCGCAAAGCAAGCCCGGAGACAGCCCGGAAACAAACTCCCCGTGCGAACACAAGAGTTGTTGCGGTCCGCCGCCTGATGGAGCTATAAGGGTGCCGTGATGTGGCGCCAGGCCTGCACGAGCCAGCAAAGGCATGGGGCGCTGAAACAAGCCGAAACCTTGAACGCAGTTCTTATGAACATGAAAAAATGGACCGTGATGGCCGGGGCAACGTTGCTCACCGGTGTCTGCCTGACCGCCTGTAAACCCGCCGGAGAATCCCCAACTGCCGAGCCCGCAAAACCGGCGGGAGTGATTAAGCTGTCCTACAGCGTCTTCTTCCCGCCAACGCATGTTCAGTGCCTCGCGGCGACTGATTGGGCGAATGAAATCCAGAAACGCACCGCGGGCCGGGTGCAGATCACGATCTACCCCGCCGGTTCGCTTACCAAAGCCGACCAGTGTTACGAGGGCGTCATCAAAGGAATCTCTGATCTGGGCATGAGCTGCTTTGCCTACACCCGCGGGCGCTTTCCCCTGATCGAAGGATTGGACTTGCCGCTCGGTTACCCCGATGGCGCGTCGGCCACGCGCATCGCCAACGCGATGGTCCAGAAGTATCAACCCGCCGAATTAGCTGACGTGAAGGTCCTTTACGTTCACGCGCATGGGCCGGGCATTCTCGCGAGCAAAAAACCGGTCAAGTCGCTCGCGGATCTAAAGGGACTCAAAATCCGCGCCACCGGGCTGTCGGCGAAGATCGTCGAGGCGCTGGGCGCTACGCCGGTCGCGATGAGCCAGCCGGAGACTTACGAAGCCCTTTCCAAGGGCGTCGTCGAGGCCACGCTTTGCCCCATCGAGACGCTCAAAGGTTGGAAACAGGGTGAGACCATCGAATACGTCGTGGATTCTACGGCCATCGGTTACACAACGGCGATGTTTGTGGTGATGAACAAGGACAAGTGGGCCGAGTTGCCGGCGGAGGTGCAGAAAGTGTTCACCGACGTGAGCCAGGAATGGACCGCGAAGCAGGGCGCAGCCTGGGACCAGGCCGATCAAGCCGGGCGCGAGTTTGTCACCGGGCTCAAGCGCCAGTTCATCCAACTGCCGGAGGCCGAGCAGCAGCAGTGGAGGAATGCGGTCAAGCCGATCCTGGATGATTTCGTGAAGAAGACCAAGGAGAAGAACCTGCCCGGAGAGGCAATGCTGGCCGATATCCAGGCAGAGCTGGCCAAGACGACCAGGGCCAAATGAGTTCGCCGCCGGGTTTGTCGGCTGACCAGAAGGCCCCGCTTCGATTCTATAATCAGGCGCTGCGGATGCTGGTGATGGCGCTCGCCTACCTGGCGTGCGCGAGCCTGCTGGTCATGGTGCTGGTAACCACCGCGGAGGTCGTGCTGCGGATGTGCCGACTGTCGCTGACCGGCGCTTATGACATCGTCAAAATCGCCGCGGCGATCACCATCGCGGCGGCATTGCCTTACACGACCGCCATTAAGGGCCATGTGGCGGTCGAGTACTTCTTCCACAAACTGGGCCGGCGCGGGCGCGTCGTAGTGGACGCGTTGATGCGGCTGGGGGGCATGGCGTTGTTTGGCCTGCTGGCGTGGGGTTGCGTGGACTATGGCAACTCATTGCGGGCCAGAGGCGAGGTGAGCATGACGCTGCAACTGCCGATCTTCTGGGTGCCCTACGTCCTGGCCGTTTCCTGCGCGCTGGTGGTGCTGATCAAAGCGTATCACCTGACGCATCCGGGCAAACCGATGATCAAGCCATGAGCCCGCATGAAGGCGCATTGATTGGGTTTGCGTTGCTGCTGCTGTTGCTGGCGGGGTCCATGCCGGTAGGATACGTCATGGCGGCGGTGGGACTGATTGGCTTTGCGATGATGGTGTCGCCCCCGGCGGCCTTCAGCATGGCGACCATTGACCTCTACACCACCTTCTCGGACTACAACCTCACGACCATTCCCCTCTTTGTGCTGATGGGACAGATTGCGTTTCACAGCGGCATCAGCCGCGGACTGTTTAACGCCGCGTATCGTTGGCTGGGGCGGCTGCCGGGGGGCCTGGCGATGTCCACCGTCGGCGCTTGCACGACCTTCGGGGCCATCTGCGGTTCCGGGCCGGCGACATCGGCAACCATGGCGTCGGTCGCCCTGCCGGAGATGCGGCGCTATAAGTACGACATGCAACTGGCCACCGGCTGCGTTGCGGCCGGCGGCGGCATCGGCATGCTGATCCCGCCGAGCGTGGTGTTCATCGTCTATGCGATCCTGACGGAGCAATCCATTGGCAAGCTGTTCATCGCCGGGGTGGTGCCGGGCCTGATGATCGCGCTGCTGTTTTGCGGCGTGATCTACCTTCAATGCCGGCGCAAGCCCCAACTCGGCCCGCCGGGACCGGTCTTCTCGTGGCGCGAGAAGTTCGGTTCGCTCAAGGGAACCTGGGAAACACTGTCGTTGTTCCTGTTGGTGATG
This genomic interval carries:
- the gmd gene encoding GDP-mannose 4,6-dehydratase; translation: MANKALLTGITGQDGSYLAELLLSKGYEVHGLIRRASTFNTGRLDPIYDDPHSGKNRMFLHYGDLSDASALARLIGKIQPEEIYNLAAQSHVRVSFDSPEYTSDIVATGTVRLLEAIRETGIRPRFYQASSSEMFGMVREVPQTERTPFYPRSPYGCAKVFSYWVTVNYRESYGLHASNGILFNHESPRRGETFVTRKITRAVAHIKAGLQSKLFLGNLDAKRDWGFAKEYVEAMWLMLQQDQPDDYVIATGETHSVREFLEAAFAHAGLDWKQHVEIDPRYYRPAEVDLLIGDYSKAKRQLGWQPKTRFVDLVKLMVDADVELLRRHRQGEIRVSG
- a CDS encoding TRAP transporter substrate-binding protein gives rise to the protein MKKWTVMAGATLLTGVCLTACKPAGESPTAEPAKPAGVIKLSYSVFFPPTHVQCLAATDWANEIQKRTAGRVQITIYPAGSLTKADQCYEGVIKGISDLGMSCFAYTRGRFPLIEGLDLPLGYPDGASATRIANAMVQKYQPAELADVKVLYVHAHGPGILASKKPVKSLADLKGLKIRATGLSAKIVEALGATPVAMSQPETYEALSKGVVEATLCPIETLKGWKQGETIEYVVDSTAIGYTTAMFVVMNKDKWAELPAEVQKVFTDVSQEWTAKQGAAWDQADQAGREFVTGLKRQFIQLPEAEQQQWRNAVKPILDDFVKKTKEKNLPGEAMLADIQAELAKTTRAK
- a CDS encoding TRAP transporter small permease, producing MSSPPGLSADQKAPLRFYNQALRMLVMALAYLACASLLVMVLVTTAEVVLRMCRLSLTGAYDIVKIAAAITIAAALPYTTAIKGHVAVEYFFHKLGRRGRVVVDALMRLGGMALFGLLAWGCVDYGNSLRARGEVSMTLQLPIFWVPYVLAVSCALVVLIKAYHLTHPGKPMIKP
- a CDS encoding TRAP transporter large permease — its product is MSPHEGALIGFALLLLLLAGSMPVGYVMAAVGLIGFAMMVSPPAAFSMATIDLYTTFSDYNLTTIPLFVLMGQIAFHSGISRGLFNAAYRWLGRLPGGLAMSTVGACTTFGAICGSGPATSATMASVALPEMRRYKYDMQLATGCVAAGGGIGMLIPPSVVFIVYAILTEQSIGKLFIAGVVPGLMIALLFCGVIYLQCRRKPQLGPPGPVFSWREKFGSLKGTWETLSLFLLVMGGMFAGFFTATEGAAVGAAGTMAIAFLKRELTWRKLIQCLNESIRTSCMVMVIVAGAIIFGKFLAVTQVPSNLASWLSGLSLPGWCIIGLILVFYLIGGCFLDALALDILTIPIFYPVILALGYDIIWFGVMIVVVTMMGVITPPVGVCVYVVAGMSRDVPLEKVFRGSMPFLWALVLAAMLLVIFPSIATFLPTLIR